One window of Papaver somniferum cultivar HN1 chromosome 9, ASM357369v1, whole genome shotgun sequence genomic DNA carries:
- the LOC113312464 gene encoding uncharacterized protein LOC113312464, with amino-acid sequence MAELEELKKNQKAYAESVALLARENQELKNKISNQHDEANSKAPEPNHDRRMVVTNEANLDPLNQGHIRGNRSSDQEYDPEDSDYFDSNDRRPGQSATIAGYHRAMKDLRAEMMEKIKQLKSRQGCGKLEEVMREDNTTPLVPSLAKAEIPKKCLIPAFECYDGSSDPAAHLRYYNRMLARWDQDDVVLCRYFHSRLKGSTLSWFDNLPPNSIGSYEKLTEKFLRTYMYNKAVHAGMDNLFSLAIRYKETTREYTDRWHKICQAIGNVDPVVSINCYKRGLDRMSPLFVEIHGSVPTREGNLRVIIEKHARLEEIQRENPRAHAQRSHRTNSTEQASGSKRGSIERPYEDKEGRRGPRNDDRRFEDRVYTKINTSYAQILKEIKGRENLEWTWSKGKQPPRSGKSKEYCDYHCFSGHPTEKYKNLKIIVQKLIDNGELKQYIRKEEADDRSNRSKQVQLPEGNRTLNTISCSEAAGPSLTTQIGKRLRKQFEDYCELYKIDGVEIDDHEQWMDAPITFEADDVEEDMEDHNDPLILTLPIVGCNIKKILIDGRSSVNVLFYDTFKRMELNDEQLISSYHTIYGFNGAPTKPLGNIVLQINAGPMKIDTRFSVVDAPSPYNAIIGRRWVHKLKGIISTYHQCLRFPSPEGIMEIKGDQVTSRECQAMQNQLNNELEEQRKSRRIRNKEDAKEKAIDLYLEGIAGKSLMKGGDVQCAEASTSAAKTTEEPTK; translated from the coding sequence ATGGCAGAGCTCGAAGAACTAAAGAAGAATCAGAAAGCATACGCAGAATCAGTGGCATTACTGGCTAGAGAAAACCAGGAGCTCAAAAATAAGATATCGAACCAACATGACGAAGCTAATtcaaaagcaccagagccaaatcaCGATCGAAGAATGGTCGTAACAAACGAAGCCAATCTCGATCCCTTGAACCAAGGACACATCAGGGGAAACCGATCGTCAGACCAAGAATATGATCCCGAAGACTCGGATTACTTCGATAGTAATGATCGAAGACCAGGGCAATCCGCAACAATAGCCGGCTATCATCGTGCGATGAAAGATCTTCGTGCTGAAATGATGGAAAAGATCAAGCAGCTGAAGTCCAGGCAAGGATGTGGAAAATTAGAGGAAGTCATGAGAGAAGATAATACTACTCCTCTAGTCCCAAGCTTAGCCAAAGCTGAAATCCCCAAGAAATGTCTGATTCCAGCATTTGAATGCTACGATGGATCCAGCGATCCCGCGGCCCATCTTCGGTATTACAACCGTATGTTGGCCCGATGGGATCAGGACGACGtggtcctctgtagatatttccatTCGAGATTGAAGGGATCGACCCTGTCCTGGTTTGATAACCTACCTCCCAACTCCATCGGATCGTATGAGAAACTCACCGAAAAGtttttaagaacttacatgtataaCAAGGCCGTCCACGCTGGGATGGACAATTTATTCTCATTAGCCATCAGATACAAGGAGACGACCAGGGAATACACGGATAGATGGCATAAGATATGCCAGGCTATAGGGAATGTGGACCCAGTGGTCAGCATTAACTGCTACAAGCGGGGTTTAGACAGGATGAGCCCGTTGTTTGTCGAGATTCATGGGAGTGTACCCACGAGGGAAGGGAATCTTCGAGTAATCATCGAAAAACACGCCAGGTTGGAAGAAATCCAACGAGAAAATCCGAGGGCTCATGCTCAAAGGTCTCATCGAACTAACTCCACAGAGCAGGCCAGCGGATCGAAAAGAGGTTCGATCGAACGCCCATACGAAGATAAGGAAGGAAGAAGAGGTCCTCGAAACGATGATCGAAGGTTCGAAGATCGAGTTTACACAAAGATAAACACAAGTTACGCTCAAATTTTAAAAGAAATTAAGGGTCGAGAAAACTTGGAATGGACATGGTCAAAAGGAAAGCAACCCCCAAGATCCGGAAAATCGAAGGAATACTGCGACTACCACTGTTTCAGTGGGCACCCAACCGAGAAGTACAAGAACTTGAAGATAATTGTCCAAAAGCTTATCGACAACGGAGAACTGAAGCAATACATAAGGAAGGAAGAAGCAGATGACAGGTCGAATCGAAGCAAACAAGTTCAACTGCCTGAAGGCAATCGAACACTAAACACCATTTCGTGTTCGGAAGCCGCTGGACCATCGTTAACaacgcagattggaaaaaggctgagaaagcaattcgaagactaCTGCGAGCTGTACAAGATCGATGGGGTAGAGATAGACGATCACGAGCAATGGATGGATGCACCGATCACTTTCGAGGCAGATGATGTGGAGGAAGACATGGAGGATCACAATGATCCTTTGATTCTCACACTTCCCATAGTAGGGTGCAACATCAAGAAGATCCTCATTGACGGAAGAAGTTCAGTCAACGTCTTGTTCTATGATACGTTCAAACGAATGGAGCTAAACGACGAGCAGCTGATATCTTCGTACCACACCATTTATGGATTCAACGGGGCTCCTACGAAACCACTGGGGAACATTGTTCTACAAATAAATGCAGGACCGATGAAGATAGACACCCGTTTCAGCGTGGTAGATGCTCCTTCCCCCTACAATGCTATCATCGGACGaagatgggtacacaagctcaaggGGATAATATCAACTTATCACCAGTGTCTTCGATTCCCATCACCCGAAGggataatggagatcaagggtgACCAGGTCACTTCTCGGGAATGCCAAGCTATGCAAAACCAGCTCAATAACGAGCTAGAGGAGCAACGGAAATCCCGCAGAATCCGGAACAAGGAAGATGCCAAAGAAAAGGCCATTGATTTGTACCTCGAAGGAATCGCAGGAAAAAGCCTGATGAAGGGGGGAGACGTCCAATGCGCTGAGGCAAGTACCTCAGCGGCCAAGACGACAGAGGAGCCTACCAAAtaa